The Mesorhizobium sp. M1D.F.Ca.ET.043.01.1.1 genome contains a region encoding:
- a CDS encoding response regulator transcription factor: MTAVNERARFLIIDDHPLFREALHSAVQMAYPDVDTVEARSIAEAIDLLADAKPFDLALLDLSMPDVHGFEGLLQLRTRYPRLPVVIVSGYEEPKIISEALSYGAAGFIPKSARKSDLAAAIRSVMEGAVYVPENYEGQPPDPDSTDRADMVQRLARLTPQQLRVLQMLRQGMLNKQIAYELQVGETTVKAHVSEILRKLNVYSRTQAVIEVSKLDNAELFRDQAGF, from the coding sequence ATGACCGCCGTCAACGAGCGCGCCCGCTTCCTGATCATCGACGACCATCCGCTGTTTCGCGAGGCTCTGCACAGTGCCGTGCAGATGGCCTATCCGGATGTCGACACGGTCGAGGCGCGCTCGATCGCCGAAGCGATCGATCTTCTTGCCGATGCAAAGCCGTTCGACCTGGCGCTGCTCGACTTGAGCATGCCCGACGTGCACGGCTTCGAAGGGTTGCTGCAGCTCAGAACCCGCTACCCGCGGCTGCCGGTGGTGATCGTGTCGGGCTATGAAGAGCCGAAGATCATCTCCGAGGCGCTGTCCTATGGCGCGGCCGGCTTCATCCCGAAATCGGCGCGCAAGAGCGACCTCGCCGCCGCCATCCGCTCGGTGATGGAGGGCGCCGTCTATGTGCCGGAAAACTACGAAGGCCAGCCGCCCGACCCCGACAGCACCGACCGCGCCGACATGGTGCAGCGCCTGGCCAGGCTGACGCCGCAGCAATTGCGCGTGCTGCAGATGCTGCGCCAGGGCATGCTCAACAAGCAGATCGCCTATGAGCTGCAGGTGGGCGAGACCACGGTCAAGGCGCATGTCTCGGAGATTTTGCGAAAGCTCAATGTGTATAGCCGCACGCAAGCGGTGATCGAGGTGTCGAAGCTGGACAATGCGGAGCTGTTTCGGGATCAGGCGGGGTTTTGA
- a CDS encoding zinc-dependent alcohol dehydrogenase family protein — protein sequence MKAVVFEKFGETPTIQTVPDPKPAADGVVIKVEATGLCRSDWHGWMGHDDGITLPHVPGHELAGVVVAAGKQVSRWKAGDRVTVPFAVGCGRCFECNSGNHQVCEHQTQPGFTGWGSFAEYVGIEHADTNLVRLPDEMEFATAASLGCRFVTSFRAIVDQGRVTPGEWVAVHGCGGVGLSAIMIASAMGANVIAIDLTDEKLEFARKIGAVATINASTTPNVVKAVKQITNGGAHMSMDALGHPTTCFNSIANLRRRGRHVQVGLMLAEHARPQVPMDKVIAFELEILGSHGMQAYRYTAMMEMIRTGKLKPELLVGKKISLEEAPAALMAMGGFEGIGIGVVTKFQ from the coding sequence ATGAAAGCTGTCGTCTTCGAAAAATTCGGTGAAACGCCGACGATCCAGACCGTGCCCGACCCGAAGCCGGCTGCGGACGGCGTTGTCATCAAGGTCGAGGCGACCGGCCTCTGCCGCAGCGACTGGCATGGCTGGATGGGCCATGACGACGGCATCACCCTGCCGCATGTCCCTGGACACGAGCTGGCGGGCGTCGTCGTCGCCGCCGGCAAGCAGGTGAGCCGCTGGAAGGCCGGCGACCGCGTCACCGTTCCCTTTGCTGTCGGCTGCGGCCGCTGCTTTGAGTGCAACTCCGGCAACCATCAGGTCTGCGAGCACCAGACCCAGCCGGGCTTCACCGGCTGGGGCTCGTTCGCCGAATATGTCGGCATCGAGCATGCCGACACCAATCTCGTGCGCTTGCCGGATGAGATGGAGTTCGCCACAGCCGCCAGCCTCGGCTGTCGCTTCGTCACCTCCTTTCGCGCCATCGTCGACCAGGGCCGGGTGACGCCCGGCGAATGGGTGGCGGTGCATGGCTGCGGCGGCGTCGGCCTGTCGGCGATCATGATCGCCAGCGCCATGGGCGCCAATGTCATTGCCATCGACCTGACGGACGAGAAGTTGGAGTTCGCCAGGAAGATCGGCGCCGTAGCGACGATCAACGCCTCGACCACGCCGAATGTGGTCAAGGCGGTCAAGCAGATCACCAATGGCGGCGCACATATGTCGATGGACGCGCTCGGCCACCCGACGACATGCTTTAACTCGATCGCCAATCTGCGCCGGCGCGGCCGCCACGTTCAGGTCGGACTGATGCTCGCCGAGCACGCCCGTCCGCAGGTGCCGATGGACAAGGTGATCGCCTTCGAGCTTGAAATCCTCGGCAGCCACGGCATGCAGGCCTACCGCTATACCGCGATGATGGAGATGATCCGCACCGGCAAGCTGAAGCCCGAGTTATTGGTCGGCAAGAAGATCAGCCTCGAGGAAGCGCCCGCGGCCTTGATGGCGATGGGCGGATTCGAGGGGATCGGCATCGGGGTCGTCACCAAATTCCAGTAG
- the maiA gene encoding maleylacetoacetate isomerase, translating into MSDLVLHNYYRSSTSYRVRIALEMKGLSYTYVAHHLRHGEHLEPAYLAVNPQGLVPALVLDNGTLLTQSLAIIEYLDEIAPEPPLLPKDALGRARVRMLAQMIACDIHPVNNLRVLTSLRTLFGAGDEDVVNWFRHWVNEGFQPLETILASSAETGTFCHGDAPGLADICLAAQVTNNARFGVDMAPYPVISRIHAACMALPAFRKAAPENQIDAE; encoded by the coding sequence ATGAGCGACCTCGTCCTTCACAACTACTACCGCTCCTCCACCTCCTACCGGGTGCGGATCGCGCTGGAAATGAAGGGGCTGAGCTATACCTATGTGGCGCATCATCTGCGCCATGGCGAGCACCTCGAGCCCGCCTATCTCGCGGTCAATCCGCAAGGGCTGGTGCCGGCGCTGGTGCTCGACAACGGCACGCTTTTGACGCAGTCGCTGGCGATCATCGAATATCTCGACGAGATCGCACCCGAGCCGCCGCTTCTGCCGAAGGACGCGCTGGGACGCGCCCGCGTCCGGATGCTGGCGCAGATGATCGCCTGCGACATCCACCCGGTGAACAATCTGCGTGTGCTGACCTCGCTGCGCACGCTGTTCGGCGCCGGCGACGAGGATGTCGTCAACTGGTTCCGCCACTGGGTGAACGAAGGGTTCCAGCCGCTTGAGACGATTCTCGCTTCATCGGCCGAGACCGGCACCTTCTGTCACGGCGACGCACCCGGCCTTGCCGACATCTGTCTCGCCGCCCAGGTCACCAATAACGCTCGCTTCGGTGTCGATATGGCGCCCTACCCGGTGATCTCGCGCATCCATGCCGCCTGCATGGCGCTGCCGGCTTTCCGCAAGGCAGCGCCGGAGAATCAGATCGATGCGGAATAG
- a CDS encoding xanthine dehydrogenase family protein molybdopterin-binding subunit, with protein sequence MGIEGVGARVARKEDKRFITGGGRYVDDMVVPGMKHAVFVRSPHAHAQIKKIDVKKAQAMPGVVGVLTGKELKADGIGNLICGWMIHSKDGTPMKMGAWSPLAVDKVRYVGDAVVIVIADTKGQARDAAEAVEITYKELKAVVEATKALEKGAPQIHAEAENNLIFDWELGDGKATDAAIKSAAHVTRMKIVNNRLVPNAMEPRAALGHYDKAEDHYTCWTTSQNPHLARLVMSAFYNVAPENKLRVIAPDVGGGFGSKIYIYPEEIVCLWASKKTGVPVKWVADRTESFLSDAHGRDHVSTVEMAFDKDNRITGLKVDTIANLGAYMSLFSSCVPTYLYATLLSGQYDIPAIHANVRTVYTNTAPVDAYRGAGRPEATYLLERTMETAARELGVSPAELRRKNFITSFPHQTPVIMNYDAGDYSASLDAAMKTADYAGFTKRRADAAKQGKLRGIGMSCYIEACGLAPSAAVGSLGAGVGLWESAEVRVNAVGTIEVLTGSHSHGQGHETTFAQLVNQRFGVPIDSVSIVHGDTDKVQMGMGTYGSRSGAVGMSAVAKALDKVEAKAKKIAAHLLEADEGDIVIENGEVKVAGTDKSLPWFQVALASYTAHNLPAGMEPGLKETAFYDPSNFTFPAGCYICEVEIDPDTGLTEIIQFVAADDFGNIINPMIVEGQVHGGIAQGVGQALLEGAHYDANGQLLTASYMDYTMPRAGDLPSFKVSTSNTPCPGNPLGVKGCGEAGAIGSPPAVINAITDALGVVDIAMPASPSIVWSAIHAKKH encoded by the coding sequence ATGGGTATCGAAGGTGTCGGCGCTCGCGTGGCGCGCAAGGAAGACAAGAGGTTCATCACCGGCGGCGGCCGCTATGTCGACGACATGGTGGTTCCCGGCATGAAGCATGCCGTGTTCGTGCGCAGCCCGCACGCGCATGCGCAGATCAAGAAGATCGATGTGAAGAAGGCTCAGGCGATGCCTGGCGTCGTCGGCGTTCTGACCGGCAAGGAGCTCAAGGCCGACGGGATCGGCAACCTCATCTGTGGCTGGATGATCCACTCCAAAGACGGCACGCCGATGAAGATGGGCGCGTGGTCGCCGCTCGCGGTCGACAAGGTGCGCTATGTCGGCGACGCCGTCGTCATCGTCATCGCCGACACCAAGGGCCAGGCGCGCGACGCGGCCGAAGCGGTCGAGATCACCTACAAGGAACTGAAGGCGGTGGTCGAGGCGACCAAGGCCCTCGAAAAGGGCGCGCCGCAGATCCATGCCGAAGCCGAGAACAATCTGATCTTCGACTGGGAACTCGGCGACGGCAAGGCAACCGACGCCGCGATCAAGTCGGCGGCCCATGTCACGCGCATGAAGATCGTCAACAACCGGCTGGTGCCGAATGCGATGGAGCCACGCGCGGCTCTCGGCCACTACGACAAGGCCGAGGACCACTATACCTGCTGGACGACGTCGCAGAACCCGCATCTCGCTCGGCTGGTGATGAGCGCCTTCTACAATGTCGCGCCGGAAAACAAGCTGAGGGTCATCGCGCCCGATGTCGGCGGCGGCTTCGGCTCCAAGATCTACATCTATCCGGAAGAGATCGTCTGTCTGTGGGCCTCGAAGAAGACCGGCGTGCCGGTCAAATGGGTCGCCGACCGCACCGAGAGCTTCCTCTCGGACGCGCATGGCCGCGACCATGTCTCGACGGTGGAGATGGCCTTCGACAAGGACAACCGGATCACCGGCCTCAAGGTCGACACCATTGCCAATCTTGGCGCCTACATGTCGCTGTTCTCGTCATGCGTGCCGACGTATCTTTACGCGACGCTTCTGTCGGGCCAGTACGACATCCCGGCGATCCACGCCAATGTGCGCACCGTCTACACCAACACCGCGCCGGTAGACGCCTATCGTGGGGCCGGGCGTCCGGAAGCGACCTATCTTCTGGAGCGAACGATGGAGACGGCCGCGCGCGAGCTTGGCGTGTCGCCGGCGGAATTGAGACGCAAGAACTTCATCACGTCCTTCCCGCACCAGACGCCGGTGATCATGAACTATGACGCGGGCGACTATAGTGCCTCGCTCGACGCGGCGATGAAGACCGCCGACTATGCCGGCTTCACCAAGCGGCGGGCGGATGCCGCCAAGCAGGGCAAGCTGCGCGGCATCGGCATGAGCTGCTATATCGAGGCTTGCGGCCTCGCGCCGTCGGCGGCGGTCGGTTCGCTCGGCGCCGGCGTCGGGCTGTGGGAGTCGGCGGAGGTGCGCGTCAATGCCGTCGGCACGATCGAGGTGCTGACGGGCTCGCACAGCCATGGCCAGGGCCACGAGACGACCTTCGCGCAGTTGGTCAATCAGCGCTTCGGCGTGCCGATCGACTCGGTTTCCATCGTCCATGGCGACACCGACAAGGTGCAGATGGGCATGGGCACTTACGGCTCGCGTTCGGGCGCCGTCGGCATGTCGGCCGTCGCCAAGGCACTCGACAAGGTCGAGGCCAAGGCCAAGAAGATCGCGGCGCATCTGCTCGAGGCGGATGAAGGCGACATCGTCATCGAGAATGGCGAGGTCAAGGTCGCCGGCACCGACAAGAGCCTGCCCTGGTTCCAGGTGGCGCTTGCCTCCTACACCGCCCACAATCTGCCGGCCGGCATGGAACCGGGCCTGAAGGAAACGGCCTTCTACGATCCGTCCAACTTCACCTTCCCGGCCGGCTGCTACATCTGCGAGGTCGAGATCGATCCGGACACCGGCCTGACGGAAATCATCCAGTTCGTGGCGGCCGACGACTTCGGAAACATCATCAATCCGATGATCGTCGAGGGGCAGGTGCATGGCGGCATCGCGCAGGGTGTCGGCCAGGCGCTGCTCGAAGGCGCCCACTATGACGCGAACGGTCAGCTTTTGACGGCAAGCTACATGGACTACACCATGCCGCGTGCCGGCGATCTGCCGTCGTTCAAGGTCTCGACCTCGAACACGCCGTGTCCCGGCAATCCGCTCGGCGTCAAAGGCTGCGGCGAGGCCGGCGCCATCGGCTCGCCGCCGGCGGTGATCAACGCCATCACCGATGCGCTCGGCGTCGTCGATATCGCCATGCCGGCATCACCGTCGATCGTGTGGTCGGCGATCCACGCCAAGAAACACTGA
- a CDS encoding fumarylacetoacetate hydrolase family protein yields MPDFVLPPPAITSVAVAGSTERFAVRRIFCVGRNYAAHARELGNDERDPPFFFTKPADAVVDSGAEIPYPPLTANLHHEIELVVAIGTAGFRIPRTEALTHIWGYGVGVDLTRRDLQDQAKKAARPWDWSKAFDQSAPCGPLLPVAKSGHPEKGRIWLAVNGETRQDGDLAELIWPVADVVSICSEAAELQPGDLIFTGTPAGVGAVQPGDRITGGVDGIGAIEVTIGQPRP; encoded by the coding sequence ATGCCAGACTTCGTCCTTCCGCCGCCCGCGATCACTTCGGTCGCCGTCGCCGGTTCGACGGAGCGCTTTGCCGTGCGCCGCATCTTCTGCGTCGGCCGCAATTACGCGGCGCATGCGCGCGAACTCGGCAATGACGAGCGCGACCCGCCCTTCTTCTTCACCAAGCCGGCCGACGCCGTCGTCGACAGCGGCGCCGAGATCCCCTACCCGCCTTTGACCGCCAATCTCCACCACGAGATCGAGCTGGTCGTCGCGATCGGCACGGCCGGTTTCCGCATTCCCCGCACCGAGGCGCTCACCCATATCTGGGGCTATGGCGTCGGCGTCGACTTGACCCGCCGCGACCTGCAGGATCAGGCCAAGAAAGCGGCCCGTCCCTGGGATTGGTCCAAGGCGTTCGACCAGTCCGCGCCTTGCGGCCCACTGCTCCCGGTCGCCAAGTCAGGTCATCCCGAAAAAGGCCGCATCTGGCTCGCGGTCAACGGCGAAACCAGGCAGGATGGCGATCTCGCCGAGCTGATCTGGCCGGTTGCCGATGTCGTCTCGATCTGCAGCGAGGCGGCCGAGCTTCAGCCTGGCGACCTGATCTTCACCGGCACGCCGGCCGGCGTCGGTGCGGTCCAGCCGGGCGACAGGATCACCGGCGGCGTCGACGGCATCGGCGCGATCGAGGTGACGATCGGCCAGCCGAGGCCCTGA
- a CDS encoding DMT family transporter produces MDKSFDGWLSGFIGVLIFSGSLPATRVAVMDFDPTFLTSARAAIAGLLGIAMLLLFREKRPERGDLVSLVVVALGVVVGFPLLTALALKHVTSAHSIIFVGLLPLATAIFGVLRGGDRPRPAFWLFSCLGSALVAGFALAQGVTSSPVGDGLMLGAIIVCGLGYAEGAKLSRKLGGWQVICWALALSLPVMMALSFATLPPSFAAIGSGAWIGLAYVSLFSMLIGFVFWYRGLAQGGIAAVGQLQLLQPFFGLALAATLLHEQVSSLMVVVTLGVVACVFGAKKFAQ; encoded by the coding sequence ATGGACAAGAGTTTTGACGGCTGGCTCAGTGGCTTCATCGGCGTGCTGATCTTTAGCGGATCGCTGCCGGCGACGCGCGTGGCGGTGATGGATTTCGACCCGACCTTCCTGACGTCGGCCCGGGCGGCAATCGCCGGCCTGCTCGGGATCGCGATGCTGCTTTTGTTCCGCGAGAAGCGTCCGGAGCGAGGAGATCTGGTCTCGCTGGTCGTCGTCGCGCTGGGTGTTGTGGTCGGCTTTCCGCTGCTGACGGCGCTGGCGCTGAAGCATGTCACCTCGGCGCATTCGATCATTTTCGTGGGCCTGCTGCCGCTGGCAACCGCGATCTTCGGTGTGCTGCGCGGCGGCGACCGTCCGCGCCCGGCCTTCTGGCTGTTCTCGTGCCTGGGAAGCGCCTTGGTCGCCGGCTTTGCCCTGGCGCAAGGCGTGACCTCATCGCCAGTCGGCGACGGCCTGATGCTCGGCGCCATCATCGTCTGCGGGCTGGGTTACGCAGAAGGGGCTAAGCTGTCGCGCAAGCTCGGCGGCTGGCAGGTGATCTGCTGGGCCTTGGCGCTGTCGCTGCCGGTGATGATGGCGTTGAGCTTCGCGACGCTGCCGCCATCCTTCGCGGCCATCGGTTCGGGCGCGTGGATCGGCCTCGCCTATGTCTCGCTGTTCAGCATGCTGATCGGCTTCGTCTTCTGGTACCGCGGCCTGGCCCAAGGCGGCATCGCCGCCGTCGGGCAGTTGCAGCTTCTGCAGCCCTTCTTCGGCCTGGCGCTGGCGGCGACGCTGCTGCACGAGCAGGTCAGTTCGCTGATGGTGGTCGTTACTCTGGGCGTCGTGGCATGCGTGTTCGGCGCGAAGAAGTTTGCGCAGTAG
- a CDS encoding xanthine dehydrogenase family protein subunit M: MYSVNYHRAASVADAAKLLKSGDAKLLSGGMTLIPAMKTRLAAPSDLVDVSRLKELQGVKVSGKTVTIGAAATHYDVSADEKLKKACPALAHMASLIGDPAVRYKGTIGGSIANNDPAADYPAALLALGATIVTNKRQIAADKFFKGLFETALKDGEIITAVTFTAPAKAAYQKFRNPASRYAIVGVFVTKGKDGVRAAVTGAGDDGVFRSKEIEAALAKNFNASALDGLKVPAKGLMSDMHASADYRANLITVMAKRAVAAANA, from the coding sequence ATGTATTCGGTCAACTACCATCGCGCCGCCTCGGTCGCCGACGCCGCCAAGCTGTTGAAGAGCGGCGATGCCAAGCTGCTCTCCGGCGGCATGACGCTAATCCCCGCCATGAAGACGCGGCTTGCAGCGCCCTCCGACCTGGTCGACGTGTCGCGGCTGAAGGAGCTGCAGGGCGTCAAGGTGTCCGGCAAGACGGTCACCATCGGTGCTGCGGCGACGCATTACGACGTCTCCGCCGACGAGAAGCTGAAGAAGGCCTGCCCGGCGCTCGCGCATATGGCCTCGCTGATCGGCGACCCGGCGGTGCGCTACAAGGGCACGATCGGCGGTTCGATCGCCAACAATGATCCGGCGGCCGACTATCCGGCAGCGCTGCTGGCGCTGGGGGCGACCATCGTCACCAACAAGCGCCAGATCGCCGCCGACAAGTTCTTCAAAGGGCTGTTCGAAACGGCGCTGAAGGACGGCGAGATCATCACGGCGGTGACCTTCACCGCCCCCGCCAAGGCGGCCTACCAAAAGTTCCGCAACCCGGCCTCGCGCTACGCGATCGTCGGTGTGTTCGTGACCAAGGGCAAGGATGGGGTGAGGGCAGCGGTCACCGGCGCCGGCGACGACGGCGTCTTCCGCTCCAAGGAAATCGAGGCGGCGCTGGCAAAGAATTTCAACGCCTCGGCGCTCGACGGCCTGAAAGTGCCGGCAAAGGGCCTGATGAGCGATATGCATGCCTCCGCGGACTATCGCGCCAATCTGATCACCGTGATGGCGAAGCGCGCGGTGGCCGCGGCCAACGCCTGA
- a CDS encoding hybrid sensor histidine kinase/response regulator, producing MPLRDIDDLEKLKKINAALVSRVERSMDQQGNAFSLFQTAISLENRVRTRTEELHATLRRLERSNIDLVAAKETAELANLSKTRFLAAASHDVLQPLNAAHLSVSALAEVQTSEEGKKLVRQVERSLETMEDLLRTLLDISKLDAGVVQPEIGDVSLETLFSSLRSDFLPEAEKKGLSLKFRPVNVIVRSDRTLLRRILQNILSNALRYTRSGGVLVGTRHRGDTIRIDVADTGCGIPDDQREAVFEEFHRGISTLADGGLAGGLGLGLAIVRRMAAALGHPVTFSSKVGRGTIFHIDVPVGMSAAAEPATGSADMERPRGYGLFGTKVLLVENDTDVLSAMTSLLERWQCLVRAATSTDDALDLLGDTAWVPDIVIADQHLDGGDLGTATIAEVRDYLGRPVPALIVTADGSEPVAKAARAAGIELMRKPLKPAQLRALLAHLLA from the coding sequence ATGCCGCTCCGCGACATAGACGACCTCGAAAAGCTGAAGAAGATCAACGCCGCGCTCGTCAGCCGCGTCGAGCGCTCGATGGACCAGCAGGGCAATGCCTTCTCGCTGTTCCAGACCGCGATCTCGCTGGAAAACCGGGTGCGCACCCGCACCGAGGAACTGCACGCGACGCTGCGCCGGCTGGAGCGGTCGAACATCGATCTCGTCGCCGCCAAGGAAACCGCCGAACTGGCGAACCTTTCCAAAACCAGGTTCCTCGCCGCCGCCAGCCACGACGTGCTGCAGCCGCTCAACGCCGCGCATCTGTCGGTCTCAGCGCTTGCGGAAGTCCAGACCAGCGAGGAGGGCAAAAAGCTCGTCCGTCAGGTCGAGCGCTCGCTGGAGACGATGGAGGACCTGCTGCGCACGCTGCTCGACATCTCCAAGCTCGACGCCGGCGTGGTGCAGCCGGAGATCGGCGACGTCAGCCTGGAGACGCTGTTTTCCTCGCTGCGCTCGGACTTCCTGCCCGAGGCGGAAAAGAAGGGCCTCTCGCTGAAATTCCGGCCGGTCAACGTGATCGTGCGCTCCGACCGCACGCTGCTGCGCCGCATCCTGCAGAACATCCTCTCCAACGCGCTGCGCTACACCCGCTCCGGCGGCGTGCTGGTCGGCACCAGGCATCGCGGCGACACCATCCGCATCGACGTCGCCGACACCGGCTGCGGTATCCCCGACGACCAGCGCGAGGCGGTGTTCGAGGAATTCCACCGCGGCATCTCCACGCTCGCCGATGGCGGATTGGCGGGAGGGCTGGGGCTGGGCCTCGCCATCGTCCGCCGCATGGCGGCTGCCCTCGGACACCCAGTCACTTTTTCCTCAAAAGTAGGACGCGGCACCATCTTCCACATCGACGTGCCGGTCGGCATGAGCGCCGCGGCTGAGCCTGCAACAGGCAGCGCCGATATGGAAAGGCCGCGCGGCTATGGCCTGTTCGGCACCAAGGTGCTGCTGGTCGAGAACGACACCGACGTGCTCTCCGCGATGACCTCGCTGCTCGAGCGCTGGCAATGCCTGGTGCGCGCCGCCACTTCGACCGACGACGCGCTCGACCTCTTGGGCGATACCGCCTGGGTCCCCGACATTGTCATTGCCGACCAGCATCTCGACGGCGGCGACCTCGGCACCGCGACCATCGCCGAAGTCCGCGACTATCTCGGCCGCCCCGTGCCGGCGCTGATCGTTACCGCCGACGGTTCCGAACCGGTCGCCAAGGCGGCGCGGGCCGCCGGCATCGAATTGATGCGCAAGCCGCTGAAGCCGGCGCAGCTACGCGCGCTGCTGGCGCATTTGTTGGCTTGA
- a CDS encoding DUF4262 domain-containing protein produces the protein MRNREARDPDEAKTLGDIEEYGCHILCVLEEDEHPPFAYSVGIEHNFKAPELVVIGLKPELSQTIINEYCRRVRSGERFSVGERASGFLGGGFDCQFGAVHPDHYPEYFGWDIWFYDGPDFRVMQLIFPTTSGIWPWDAQADEWFLKRQPLLDHPPSSP, from the coding sequence ATGCGGAATAGAGAAGCCAGGGACCCGGACGAGGCCAAGACTCTCGGCGATATTGAGGAGTATGGCTGCCATATCCTTTGTGTGCTGGAGGAGGACGAGCATCCTCCATTCGCTTATTCGGTGGGGATAGAGCACAATTTCAAAGCCCCTGAACTTGTTGTCATCGGTCTGAAGCCGGAGCTTTCGCAGACCATAATCAATGAGTATTGCCGACGAGTGCGTAGCGGCGAGAGGTTCAGCGTCGGAGAGCGAGCCTCGGGTTTTCTGGGAGGCGGCTTCGACTGTCAGTTCGGCGCGGTCCATCCGGACCACTATCCCGAATACTTCGGTTGGGATATCTGGTTCTACGACGGTCCGGATTTCCGGGTTATGCAGCTAATTTTTCCAACAACCTCCGGCATTTGGCCGTGGGATGCCCAAGCCGACGAGTGGTTTCTCAAACGGCAGCCGCTTCTCGACCATCCGCCGTCGTCACCTTAG
- a CDS encoding FIST signal transduction protein: MASSSTRYACGLSALTTDEPDTNAFARAIAAEAAAVDAGFALLFFSQSLVDASALTHSLKLHAPSLAYAGCSTAGEITPQGLEEGHVLALLLPSASFSTVSTMVENLSSSGMDRITGEVAALRRLLRGRADHKRAKSVFALCFIDGLSYAEEAVTSAIHWGLDDIPLIGGSAGDDLKFETTRLICNGKFASDSAIVVLIATEIPFHVFKTDNFIPTDEKLVVTESDPDHRIVREFNATNAAEEYAASVGIVPQTLTPLSFASHPVVVKVGGEYYCRSIQRMHADGSLSFFCAIDDGVVLSIAQPKNMVEATRAALQDVEDKLGGIDMILGFDCVLRRLDARNRQVFRDISELYRTNNVIGFGTYGEQYRSMHLNQTFTGIAFGERQAAE, encoded by the coding sequence CTGGCCAGTTCGAGCACGCGCTACGCATGCGGCCTCTCGGCGCTCACCACGGATGAGCCCGATACAAACGCCTTTGCCCGGGCAATCGCGGCCGAAGCCGCCGCAGTCGACGCCGGCTTCGCGCTGCTCTTCTTCTCCCAAAGCCTTGTCGACGCATCGGCACTGACGCATTCGCTGAAGCTGCATGCGCCTTCGCTGGCCTATGCCGGCTGCTCGACCGCCGGCGAGATCACGCCGCAAGGGCTTGAGGAAGGCCATGTGCTTGCCCTGCTTTTGCCGTCGGCATCATTTTCGACCGTCAGCACCATGGTCGAAAACCTCTCTTCCTCCGGCATGGACAGGATCACCGGCGAGGTCGCGGCGCTGCGGCGGCTGCTGCGCGGCCGCGCCGACCATAAGCGGGCGAAAAGCGTGTTCGCGCTCTGCTTCATCGACGGGCTTTCCTATGCCGAGGAAGCGGTGACTTCGGCCATCCATTGGGGACTGGACGATATCCCGCTGATCGGCGGCTCCGCCGGCGACGACCTGAAATTCGAAACGACCCGGCTGATCTGCAACGGCAAGTTTGCGTCCGACAGCGCCATCGTCGTGCTGATCGCGACCGAAATCCCGTTCCACGTCTTCAAGACCGACAACTTCATTCCCACCGACGAGAAGCTGGTGGTGACGGAGTCCGATCCCGACCATCGCATCGTGCGCGAATTCAACGCCACCAACGCGGCCGAGGAATACGCCGCTTCCGTCGGCATCGTTCCGCAAACGCTGACGCCCTTGAGCTTCGCCTCGCACCCCGTGGTGGTGAAGGTGGGCGGCGAATATTATTGCCGCTCGATCCAGCGCATGCATGCCGACGGCTCGCTGTCCTTTTTCTGCGCCATCGACGACGGTGTGGTTCTGTCCATCGCCCAGCCCAAGAACATGGTGGAAGCAACGCGCGCCGCGTTGCAGGATGTCGAGGACAAGCTCGGCGGCATCGACATGATCCTCGGCTTCGACTGCGTGCTGCGCCGGCTCGACGCACGCAACCGCCAGGTCTTCCGCGACATTTCCGAGCTTTATCGCACCAACAACGTCATCGGCTTCGGCACCTATGGCGAGCAGTATCGCTCGATGCATCTCAACCAGACTTTTACCGGCATCGCCTTCGGCGAGCGCCAGGCGGCCGAGTGA
- a CDS encoding (2Fe-2S)-binding protein encodes MSDVSLTVNGRRVSGSAEDRTLLVHFLREHLGLTGTHVGCDTSQCGACVVHVDGRAVKSCTMLAVQASGSTIVTIEGLANGADLHPVQAAFKEHHGLQCGFCTPGMIMAATDMIARHPEGLDEVTVRAELDGNICRCTGYHNIVKAILAASQAMAKGSKGKARQAA; translated from the coding sequence ATGTCGGACGTGTCGTTGACTGTGAATGGCAGACGGGTCAGCGGGAGCGCCGAGGACCGAACGCTGCTGGTACATTTCCTGAGGGAACATCTCGGCCTCACCGGCACGCACGTCGGCTGCGATACCTCGCAATGCGGCGCCTGCGTCGTGCATGTCGACGGCAGGGCCGTGAAATCCTGCACGATGCTGGCCGTCCAGGCCTCGGGGTCGACAATCGTCACCATCGAGGGGCTGGCGAACGGGGCCGACCTGCATCCGGTGCAGGCGGCCTTCAAGGAGCATCACGGGCTGCAATGCGGCTTCTGCACGCCGGGCATGATCATGGCGGCGACAGACATGATCGCCCGCCACCCGGAGGGTCTCGACGAGGTCACCGTGCGCGCCGAGCTCGACGGCAACATCTGCCGCTGCACCGGCTATCACAACATCGTCAAGGCGATCCTCGCCGCATCGCAAGCGATGGCGAAGGGATCCAAGGGCAAGGCCAGGCAGGCGGCGTGA